In Hydractinia symbiolongicarpus strain clone_291-10 chromosome 15, HSymV2.1, whole genome shotgun sequence, one DNA window encodes the following:
- the LOC130628818 gene encoding DNA-directed RNA polymerases I, II, and III subunit RPABC1-like, protein MDDEAEVYKMWRIRKTVMQMCHDRGYLVTQDELDQTLEQFIEQFGDRPSDGRPSRGDISVLVAHNDDPTDQMFIFFPEEEKVGIKTIKQYCTRMQEESINRAIIVVQQGMTPSAKQALVDMAPKYILEQFLENELLVNVTEHELVPEHVVLTPEEKAELLDRYKLKDHQLPRIQQGDTIARYYGLKRGQVIKIIRPSVTAGRYVTYRIVQ, encoded by the exons ATGGATGATGAAGCAGAGGTGTATAAAATGTGGCGCATTCGCAAAACTGTTATGCAG ATGTGTCATGATCGTGGATATCTTGTCACTCAAGATGAATTGGATCAAACTTTAGAACAATTTATTGAACAATTTGGTGATAGGCCAAG TGATGGCAGACCAAGTCGTGGCGACATATCTGTTTTAGTTGCACATAATGATGATCCCACAG accaaatgtttatttttttcccagaagaagaaaaagtagGAATCAAAACCATAAAACA GTATTGTACTCGTATGCAAGAAGAAAGCATCAATCGTGCAATCATAGTTGTGCAACAAGGAATGACACCTTCAGCCAAACAG GCTTTAGTTGACATGGCTCCAAAATATATTTTGGAACAGTTTCTTGAAAATGAATTGTTGGTCAATGTGACGGAGCATGAG TTAGTACCAGAACACGTCGTGTTGACACCCGAAGAGAAGGCCGAGCTTTTGGACAGATACAAACTGAAAGATCATCAACTTCCCCGAATACAACAAGGAGACACCATAGCACGATACTATGGTTTAAAACGAGGACAG gTTATCAAAATTATTCGACCCAGTGTGACTGCAGGCCGTTACGTGACATATCGGATTGTTCAATAA
- the LOC130628817 gene encoding zinc finger protein 367-like, translating into MSETRTVTCSTTFHNAPKTLVLPPLSFAPLPTFSMTKKEHFIHPSPFAFPPLFGLNLKFGNGNPLTFSRSKIDFSVDSNIASTPHKIASSISSLSCSNNLQFAEIKTKDIKPPSLIKNRGRPSADSIHMLKQKSIENPYRYKCPECSRSFPRKKSLDTHRLTHSDVKPYACDFPGCKRKFKQSGQLKTHVRLHTGEKPFQCTFPLCNISFTHANRKCPNHPEYPLQRILNKIMSPLNGVLSSVTDSENTHSEQVKAWLQKQCSNSVKSENVLKPIENIGNHENNKTLDKSSSKSFPISEENDRRLLSAVALVEMRDQMKSSKQENYNYLFNTTK; encoded by the exons ATGAGTGAAACAAGAACCGTGACATGCTCTACCACTTTTCATAATGCTCCGAAAACATTGGTTTTACCACCTTTAAGTTTTGCACCGCTGCCAACGTTTTCAATGACGAAAAAAGAACATTTCATACACCCGTCCCCTTTTGCTTTTCCTCCCTTGTTTGGACTGAATTTGAAGTTTGGAAATGGAAACCCATTGACATTTTCTCGTTCAAAAATAGACTTCTCTGTTGATTCGAATATAGCTTCTACTCCCCACAAAATTGCTTCCTCTATATCATCACTGAGCTGTTCAAATAACCTACAATTTGCAGAAATCAAGACAAAGGATA TAAAACCTCCATCGCTGATCAAAAATAGAGGGCGTCCAAGTGCTGACTCAATTCATATGCTAAAGCAGAAATCAATTGAAAACCCATACCGCTACAAGTGTCCGGAATGTAGTCGTAGTTTTCCACGCAAGAAGTCGCTTGATACGCATCGATTGACCCACAGCGATGTCAAGCCTTACGCATGCGACTTCCCAGGCTGCAAACGGAAGTTCAAGCAAAGCGGGCAGTTAAAAACACATGTAAGACTCCATACTGGTGAAAAACCTTTTCAATGTACATTTCCATTGTGTAATATCTCCTTTACACATGCCAATCGTAAGTGTCCAAATCATCCAGAGTATCCATTGCAAaggattttaaataaaatcatgtCGCCATTAAACGGAGTTTTATCAAGTGTGACCGATTCTGAAAACACTCATAGCGAACAGGTAAAAGCGTGGCTGCAAAAACAGTGTAGCAACAGTGTAAAATCTGAGAATGTTTTGAAGCCTATCGAAAATATAGGAAACCATGAAAACAATAAAACACTAGACAAGAGTTCCAGTAAATCATTCCCGATTTCTGAAGAAAATGACCGTCGACTGTTATCTGCTGTGGCTTTAGTTGAAATGCGAGACCAAATGAAAAGTTCGAAGCAGGAGAATTATAATTATTTGTTCAATACAACGAAGTAA
- the LOC130628531 gene encoding uncharacterized protein LOC130628531: MGIPLKRSEKVKYLGVTFDQKMQWEKHINDINRKILIKYSKIRTIASCLTPHTKNLLINALVMPYFNYCSSAWACATQGRLGKLEKRLKCVRTFLGKEREYSMNNLLIKNDAILVFKAMNHIAPDYMRSKFLLTKNCHNHQTRGASKNRFTLPLVNTEFGKKAFPFRAAKVWINCYGSEATTRKQTTTMTDNVRSIFLLFHVITTLEFGERGGMSGLVSGGPKPDACVSILTLSKTYLVETSAYLVETLTQQLAWKLPISERLTWKSPTPQQLAWKLPTSERLTWKSPTPQQLAWKLPTSPRLTWKSPTPQQLAWKLPTSPRLTWKSPTSPRLTWKSPTPQQLAWKLPTTCYGVSRGNAPHLLGKQTHLHPIWLTKEARHPHQRGSTVLLPLDKKLGNRK; encoded by the coding sequence atgggtattcctttgaagaggagcgaaaaagttaaatatcttggggtaacatttgatcaaaaaatgcaatgggaaaagcacattaatgacataaatagaaaaatactaattaaatattctaaaattagaaccattgcatcctgtttaacacctcacacaaaaaaccttttaattaatgcacttgtcatgccatatttcaactactgctcctcggcatgggcttgtgccacccaaggtagattgggaaaactagaaaaacgattaaaatgtgtccgtacctttcttgggaaagagagggaatattcaatgaataatttactcatcaaaaacgatgccatattagttttcaaagccatgaatcacattgctcctgattacatgcgctcaaaattccttttgacaaaaaactgtcataatcatcaaacaagaggagcttcaaaaaacaggttcacacttcccttggtcaacacggaatttggcaaaaaagccttcccatttagagctgcaaaagtgtggattaattgctatggttctgaagcaacaacacgaaagcaaacaacaacaatgacagataatgttagaagtatatttctcttgtttcatgtcataactacacttgagtttggggaaaggggggggatgtcaggtttggtatcaggggggcccaaaccagatgcgtgtgtttccatccttacccttagtaagacgtatctcgtggaaacgtctgcgtatctcgtggaaacgctaactcagcaactcgcttggaaattgcctatatctgagcgactcacttggaaatcgcctacacctcagcaactcgcttggaaattgcctacatctgagcgactcacttggaaatcgcctacacctcagcaactcgcttggaaattgcctacctctccgcgactcacttggaaatcgcctacacctcagcaactcgcttggaaattgcctacatctccgcgactcacttggaaatcgcctacatctccgcgactcacttggaaatcgcctacacctcagcaactcgcttggaaattgcctactacctgctatggcgtatctcgtggaaacgcacctcatttgttagggaaacaaacgcatcttcatcccatttggctgacgaaggaagcccgacatccccacCAGCGCGGGTCAACAGTGCTTCTACCTCTGGACAAAAAACTTGGCAATCGCAAGTAG